A genome region from Eurosta solidaginis isolate ZX-2024a chromosome 2, ASM4086904v1, whole genome shotgun sequence includes the following:
- the LOC137242085 gene encoding angiopoietin-4-like: MLQFRKLILFRLMFAILLIKTISSEYRERKSVSDAEYLTIIVDETMRNLLKQCNQSITYEENNSASVCDQQEQPITVQQLTDLMEKTVRSLSDSFTTRLLQRFPKSCADILPPNVRDRDGVYSLHISGYMPINVYCLSDTAGGCPWTVVQRRQDKDTDFNLNWANYKSGFGDPHNSYFLGMEALYWLTSDSPHELQIVMRLKEDSAEEIAHYDHFAIGDESMQYSLNVLGQFSGNAVDELSQLRGYKFRTKDRTGYCIGKEKYGGWWKEGCAISKLNGIYAPTKWEIPKHIGIVWDNKTTIGLNYSLSYVHMAIRPKFCYLGTN, encoded by the exons ATGCTACAATTCCGGAAGCTAATCTTATTTCGATTGATGTTtgcaattttattaataaaaacgaTTAGCTCTGAATATCGAGAGAGAAAAAGTGTGAGTGATGCAGAATATTTGACAATAATTGTGGATGAAACAATGCGTAATTTATTAAAGCAATGCAACCAAAGTATAACTTATGAAGAAAATAATAG TGCATCAGTGTGCGATCAGCAAGAGCAGCCTATAACAGTGCAACAGTTAACCGACTTAATGGAGAAGAC TGTACGCTCCCTAAGCGACTCCTTCACCACACGTCTACTACAACGTTTTCCCAAAAGTTGCGCTGACATTCTACCACCCAACGTACGTGATCGTGATGGTGTCTATAGCTTACACATTTCCGGTTATATGCCGATCAATGTTTATTGTTTATCTGACACGGCTGGTGGTTGTCCATGGACGGTTGTGCAAAGGCGTCAAGATAAAGATACCGATTTCAATTTGAATTGGGCTAATTATAAATCGGGATTCGGTGATCCCCATAATAGTTATTTCTTAGGCATGGAAGCTTTGTATTGGCTAACAAGCGATTCACCGCATGAGTTGCAAATTGTTATGCGTTTAAAGGAGGATAGTGCGGAAGAGATTGCTCATTATGATCATTTTGCTATTGGCGATGAGAGCATGCAGTATTCGTTGAATGTATTAGGTCAATTTAGCGGTAATGCTGTTGATGAGCTATCACAATTAAGGGGATATAAATTTCGTACAAAAGATCGTACCGGTTATTGTATTGGCAAGGAAAAGTATGGCGGTTGGTGGAAGGAGGGTTGTGCGATAAG TAAACTAAATGGCATCTATGCGCCTACAAAATGGGAAATACCAAAACATATTGGCATCGTATGGGATAATAAGACTACTATTGGTTTGAACTATTCACTGTCGTACGTGCATATGGCAATTAGGCCTAAGTTTTGTTATTTGGGTACAAATtga